From a single Apium graveolens cultivar Ventura chromosome 2, ASM990537v1, whole genome shotgun sequence genomic region:
- the LOC141688227 gene encoding uncharacterized protein LOC141688227 — translation MELSQFSLSFIPRTAIKAQALADFIIECNFPEEEPEPMDIDPEPEKDASTGAWTLKVDGSSTSERSGAGLILKSPEGFTIQTAVSFGFPATNNQAEYQALIVGLKLFRTLRVQDLKIYSDSHIVVKQTNGEYVAKDPTMAKYQALVQSYLTSISKHQVLQICREENEEADILSKLVQNSSDLNYSVYFEELHKPSIESGEVLEIESNQNWMTPFINYLEKGELP, via the coding sequence ATGGAGTTGAGCCAGTTCAGTTTAAGCTTCATTCCCAGGACTGCCATTAAAGCTCAAGCActtgcagatttcataatcgaatgcaacttcccAGAAGAAGAGCCAGAACCAATGGACATCGATCCGGAGCCAGAAAAAGATGCAAGTACGGGAGCCTGGACCTTGAAagtagatggttcttcaacaagtGAAAGGTCGGGAGCCGGACTCATACTCAAAAGTCCTGAAGGATTCACGATTCAAACAGCCGTATCTTTCGGTTTCCCCGCAACAAACAATCAAGCAGAATATCAGGCGTTGATCGTAGGACTAAAGCTCTTCAGGACTCTGAGGGTCCAGGACTTAAAAATTTACAGCGACTCCCATatagtggtcaagcaaacaaatggAGAGTACGTAGCAAAGGACCCTACTATGGCGAAGTACCAAGCACTGGTTCAGAGCTACTTAACCTCAATATCAAAACATCAAGTCCTTCAGATATGtcgagaagaaaatgaagaagcggaTATCCTATCCAAATTAGTCCAGAACTCATCAGATCTGAACTACTCAGTTTACTTCGAAGAGCTCCACAAACCATCTATTGAATCCGGAGAGGTCTTGGAGATCGAAAGCAACCAAAATTGGATGACTCCCTTCATCAACTACTTGGAGAAAGGAGAGCTCCCATAA
- the LOC141707289 gene encoding protein CLP1 homolog translates to MAAATTAKQVKLDKECELRVEVSPDSPLRIRLLNGTAEIFGSEMPPQVWLSFPPFVKFAVFTWYGATIEMDGATETYYTADETPMVSYVNVHAVLDARRNRAKASPSDSESSQGPRVIVVGPTDSGKSTLSRMLLSWAAKQGWKPTFVDLDIGQGSITIPGCIAATPIEAPIDPVEGIPLEMPMVYFYGHPTPSANADLYKILATELSKILERQLAGNTESRAAGMVINTMGWVDGLGYELLLHAIDVFNATVVLVLGQEKLCSMLRDVLKSKPNVDVVKLQKSGGVVSRNAKVRQRARGHRIREYFYGLSNDLSPHSNVASFSDLTVYKFGGGPQAPRSALPIGAEPAADPIRLVQVKIDSNFLHLVLAVSFAKEPNEIISSNVAGYIYVTEVDTQRNKITYLAPSAGELPSRFLIMGSLTWIEN, encoded by the exons ATGGCGGCAGCAACAACAGCAAAGCAGGTGAAGTTAGATAAGGAATGCGAGTTACGCGTGGAAGTGAGTCCTGATTCTCCACTTCGCATTCGACTTCTCAACGGAACTGCTGAAATCTTTGGCTCTGAGATGCCTCCTCAAGTTTGGCTATCATTTCCGCCTTTCGTAAAATTTGCT GTTTTTACATGGTACGGAGCTACTATTGAAATGGACGGTGCCACTGAAACTTATTACACAGCAGATGAG ACACCAATGGTTAGTTATGTAAATGTGCATGCTGTACTGGATGCACGGAGAAACCGCGCTAAAGCATCCCCGAGCGATTCTGAGTCTTCTCAG GGTCCAAGGGTGATTGTCGTGGGACCTACAGATTCAGGAAAGAGTACCCTGTCAAGGATGCTTCTTAGTTGGGCAGCAAAGCAAGGTTGGAAACCTACATTTGTGGATTTGGACATTGGCCAAGGATCTATAACGATTCCTGGGTGCATAGCAGCTACTCCAATTGAAGCGCCTATTGATCCTGTGGAAGGAATTCCTCTTGAAATGCCTATGGTTTACTTTTATGGACACCCAACACCTAG TGCTAATGCTGATCTTTACAAGATACTGGCAACGGAACTTTCAAAAATTTTGGAGAGACAGTTAGCTGGGAACACTGAATCTCGAGCTGCAGGGATGGTGATCAATACCATGGGCTGGGTAGATGGTCTTGGTTATGAG CTACTTCTACATGCGATTGATGTGTTTAATGCAACAGTTGTTCTTGTTCTGGGACAG GAAAAACTTTGTAGCATGCTCAGAGATGTTCTGAAAAGCAAGCCTAATGTAGATGTCGTGAAGCTTCAAAAGTCAGGTGGTGTAGTATCTAGGAACGCGAAAGTGCGTCAGAGGGCAAGAGGGCACAGAATAAGG GAATACTTTTACGGCCTTTCAAATGATCTGTCCCCGCACTCTAATGTTGCTAGTTTTAGTGATTTAACTGTCTACAAATTTGGTGGTGGGCCACAGGCCCCTCGTTCTGCTCTGCCAATTGGTGCAGAGCCTGCTGCAGATCCAATAAGATTAGTTCAAGTGAAAATTGACAGCAACTTTTTGCATTTAGTCCTAGCTGTTTCATTCGCTAAGGAACCAAATGAAATAATTTCAAG TAATGTTGCTGGGTACATCTATGTGACAGAAGTCGACACTCAGAG GAATAAAATCACGTACCTTGCACCGTCTGCTGGAGAACTTCCTAGTAGGTTTCTGATTATGGGTTCCTTGACTTGGATCGAAAATTGA
- the LOC141688243 gene encoding uncharacterized protein LOC141688243, translated as MEWMHFSTHNDTNDQLARICMISWVLWNNRNSVVWHQKGLDPEELVKSATLSLNQWRIAQDKIFDNYLGFMTLADGNEHWQLPPEGTIKVNTDATCFAESNTYAYAMVERDHTGSLLEAKTTSKHGHIDPMMAEALSIREALSWIKLNECQGLLKDLHSYDVRVNFVKRSANKVAHILARNSSSIAERSWVKGDVLPHYFHVLSDDLRIQ; from the exons ATGGAATGGATGCATTTTAGTACTCACAACGACACAAATGATCAACTTGCAAGGATCTGTATGATCAGCTGGGTGCTGTGGAACAATAGAAACAGCGTTGTATGGCATCAGAAAGGTTTGGATCCTGAGGAACTTGTTAAGTCAGCTACTTTATCCCTTAATCAATGGAGAATTGCTCAAGACAAAATATTTGATAACTATCTAGGGTTTATGACCCTAGCAGACGGAAATGAGCATTGGCAACTACCACCGGAGGGCACGATTAAGGTTAACACTGACGCGACTTGTTTTGCAGAGTCTAACACTTATGCTTATGCTATGGTTGAAAGGGATCACACAGGGAGTTTGTTGGAGGCGAAAACAACTAGTAAGCACGGACACATTGATCCAATGATGGCAGAAGCGCTCAGTATTCGTGAAGCATTGAGCTGGATTAAACTCAA TGAATGCCAAGGATTGTTGAAGGATCTTCATAGCTATGATGTTAGAGTGAATTTTGTAAAGCGTTCCGCGAACAAGGTTGCTCACATTCTTGCGAGAAACTCTAGTTCTATAGCTGAACGTAGTTGGGTTAAAGGCGATGTTTTGCCTCATTATTTCCATGTCTTGTCTGATGATTTAAGAATTCAATGA
- the LOC141688274 gene encoding uncharacterized protein LOC141688274, with the protein MSTYSWNCRGLGTPWATQFLKESVLQKQPKFIFLSETLCKSDIVEKVRVVLKYEGALAVDSQGHTGGLALFWRNNSDLRVLSYSKNHIDVMVDIQGWHTYRMTCLYGEPDRTRRRETWDLIRMLNNQVNLPWVLIGDFNNILSQEDKKGGRLYPSWLIQGFQRTLEDCDLNNLELNGYKYTWERGRDTTEMIEVRLDRAVASHSFLHIFTEVKLINLGISTSDHSPIYLEPIHQSSRNFIKRFKFENAWLREPMCKEIVRDVWRDQSDKSFYDKIGTCSEVLSRWGEEFTGSFKKRIRECKTVMQSLKGRRDADSKRLYSHNSKELTEIYSQQEVFWRQRCKQLWLREGDQNSKFFYASTKARRKINHIDVLFDKNDCMTGWENGL; encoded by the coding sequence ATGAGTACCTACAGCTGGAACTGTCGTGGGCTTGGGACCCCATGGGCAACTCAGTTCCTAAAGGAGTCTGTGCTCCAAAAGCAGCCCAAATTCATTTTTCTTAGTGAAACATTATGCAAAAGTGACATTGTAGAGAAAGTTAGAGTTGTTTTAAAGTATGAAGGAGCTTTAGCAGTCGACTCGCAGGGTCATACAGGTGGCCTAGCTTTGTTTTGGAGGAATAATAGTGATCTAAGGGTGTTATCTTACAGCAAAAACCACATTGATGTAATGGTGGATATACAAGGATGGCATACTTATAGGATGACTTGTTTATATGGGGAACCGGATCGTACGAGACGAAGAGAAACTTGGGACTTGATCAGAATGTTAAATAATCAAGTTAATTTGCCATGGGTTCTTATCGGTGACTTTAACAACATTTTGAGTCAAGAGGACAAAAAAGGAGGTAGATTGTATCCTAGCTGGCTGATTCAGGGGTTTCAAAGAACGTTGGAGGATTGTGATCTAAATAATTTGGAACTAAATGGTTACAAGTATACATGGGAAAGGGGACGGGACACCACTGAGATGATTGAAGTTAGGCTGGATCGTGCAGTTGCTTCTCATAGTTTTCTGCATATTTTCACTGAAGTCAAACTCATTAATCTGGGCATTTCAACTAGTGATCATAGTCCAATATATTTGGAACCAATCCATCAATCCAGCAGAAATTTCATTAAAAGATTCAAATTTGAGAATGCTTGGCTGAGAGAGCCAATGTGCAAAGAAATTGTTCGAGATGTTTGGAGGGATCAAAGCGACAAATCGTTCTACGACAAGATAGGAACATGCTCAGAAGTTTTATCAAGATGGGGAGAGGAGTTCACTGGAAGTTTCAAAAAACGTATTAGGGAATGCAAGACAGTCATGCAATCATTGAAAGGAAGGCGAGATGCTGATTCTAAAAGGCTGTATTCTCATAACTCTAAGGAGTTAACAGAAATATATAGCCAACAAGAAGTATTTTGGAGACAAAGATGTAAACAGCTATGGCTAAGAGAAGGAGACCAAAACAGTAAATTCTTTTATGCTTCCACTAAAGCACGGAGAAAAATTAATCATATTGATGTATTGTTTGACAAAAATGATTGTATGACAGGTTGGGAGAATGGTCTATAG
- the LOC141707290 gene encoding scarecrow-like protein 14 — protein MVMDSGYADFSDLLNGFEFGDEVVLPGFDSAPNVGNGLFSHEIVLPGFDYAPNVGNGLFNDETILPGFDSAPSDDGFKFNDEIVLPGFNTAPGFKFRDDLDFSLLDIPDYQTESGYATTISPTGSSELYSPDDNDLSDGLLKFLDHILMEEKIDENPSMFHDPLAEQAAEKSLDEVLGKNYPPSYGPVDVYQGVESPNDYFTRSPSENSTSSGGTSSGNYYDPPQLVSDCVGPNSSEVQNQPQEDFSSSNSGCGTQWSAMPQNSFRNNIIGVMDSPVSMQVIPNMLSESESILQFKRGMEEASKFLPNIAQLLGSMNNYALPTNTKQGPPAVHVKIEKDVETSPGSSRRRKHYLRQDSVIEDERSSKHSAVYEEDVELSEMFDKVLLHEPGCDKEEPTEWSPVSDHENGLAHGSTGSWSPTTNGSGSEAVDLRTLLISCAQSVASEDRKTAHEQLKLIRQHSSASGDASQRLAVIFANGLEARMAGTGTQLYAALASKRKTKISATEKLKAYQAYLSACPFKKTSVLFANKMILEKASNATTLHIIDFGIQYGFQWPVLIQLLSKRPGGPPKLRITGIDLPQSGFRPAEYMEATGRRLQSYCERFKVPFEYNPIARQKWETITVEDLKVERNEVVAVNCFLRFENLLDETVAVNSPRDAVLKLIRKVNPAIFVQAVINGSYGASYFVTRFREALYHYSSFLDLLDTTIPRDNQQRLNFEREFCGREVMNIIACEGLERVERPETYKQWHIRNTKAGFKLHSLNKELVKKLKHKVELDFHKDFNFNEDCEWILVGWKGRILHAVSAWVPA, from the coding sequence ATGGTCATGGATTCGGGATATGCTGATTTTTCTGATTTACTAAATGGTTTCGAATTTGGGGATGAGGTTGTTTTACCTGGTTTTGATTCGGCTCCTAATGTTGGTAATGGCTTGTTTAGCCATGAGATTGTTTTACCTGGTTTTGATTATGCTCCAAATGTTGGAAATGGGTTGTTTAACGATGAGACCATTTTACCTGGTTTTGATTCAGCTCCAAGTGATGATGGGTTCAAGTTTAACGATGAGATTGTTTTACCTGGTTTTAATACTGCTCCGGGGTTTAAGTTTAGAGATGACCTTGACTTTAGTCTCTTGGATATTCCTGACTATCAGACGGAATCTGGTTATGCTACTACTATTTCACCTACTGGTAGTTCGGAACTGTACTCTCCTGATGATAATGACTTATCTGATGGTTTGTTGAAGTTTCTTGACCACATTTTAATGGAAGAGAAAATTGACGAGAATCCTTCCATGTTTCATGATCCATTGGCAGAGCAAGCGGCAGAGAAGTCTTTGGATGAAGTACTTGGCAAGAACTATCCTCCATCCTATGGACCAGTGGATGTCTACCAAGGTGTTGAAAGCCCGAATGACTATTTTACCAGAAGCCCAAGTGAGAACAGTACCAGCAGTGGTGGTACTAGTAGTGGAAACTACTATGACCCTCCTCAATTAGTTTCTGATTGTGTAGGTCCGAATTCATCTGAAGTTCAAAATCAACCTCAAGAAGACTTTTCTTCTTCCAACTCTGGGTGCGGAACACAGTGGTCAGCAATGCCTCAAAACAGCTTTCGTAATAATATCATTGGTGTAATGGACTCCCCTGTTAGTATGCAGGTCATTCCAAACATGCTCAGTGAAAGTGAGTCTATTTTGCAGTTCAAGAGAGGAATGGAGGAAGCTAGTAAATTTCTTCCTAACATTGCTCAGTTGCTCGGTAGCATGAATAACTATGCATTACCAACAAACACAAAACAAGGTCCTCCTGCAGTTCATGTGAAGATAGAAAAGGATGTGGAGACATCACCTGGAAGCTCAAGGAGACGGAAGCATTATCTTCGACAGGATAGTGTGATTGAAGATGAGAGGAGTAGCAAACATTCGGCAGTTTACGAGGAAGACGTTGAGTTATCAGAAATGTTCGACAAAGTTCTGCTCCATGAGCCAGGCTGCGACAAGGAAGAACCTACTGAATGGAGCCCGGTCTCTGACCATGAAAATGGTCTAGCACACGGATCTACTGGCAGCTGGAGTCCTACAACTAACGGAAGTGGTAGTGAAGCGGTAGATCTAAGGACTCTTCTGATCAGTTGTGCACAATCAGTTGCCTCTGAGGATCGCAAGACCGCACATGAACAATTGAAGCTGATTAGGCAGCATTCGTCTGCCTCAGGAGATGCATCACAGAGATTGGCTGTTATCTTTGCTAATGGCCTTGAGGCACGTATGGCTGGCACAGGCACTCAGTTATATGCAGCCTTAGCATCAAAGAGGAAGACGAAGATCTCGGCTACCGAAAAGTTAAAAGCATATCAAGCATATCTATCAGCCTGTCCATTTAAAAAGACGTCAGTTCTCTTTGCCAATAAAATGATTCTGGAGAAAGCGTCGAATGCCACAACACTTCATATTATCGATTTCGGCATACAATATGGTTTCCAGTGGCCAGTTCTTATCCAACTTCTCTCAAAGAGACCTGGGGGACCACCTAAGCTTCGGATTACTGGAATAGATTTGCCCCAGTCTGGTTTCAGACCAGCAGAATATATGGAAGCAACAGGTCGTCGATTACAAAGTTATTGTGAGCGTTTTAAAGTTCCATTTGAGTACAATCCCATAGCAAGACAAAAATGGGAAACAATAACCGTGGAGGACCTCAAGGTTGAGAGAAATGAAGTTGTTGCTGTAAATTGCTTTTTACGGTTTGAAAATCTACTTGATGAGACTGTTGCAGTGAACAGCCCAAGGGATGCTGTTCTTAAATTGATCAGGAAAGTAAATCCGGCTATATTTGTGCAGGCTGTTATTAATGGATCGTACGGGGCATCTTATTTTGTTACTCGGTTCCGTGAGGCTCTGTACCATTATTCTTCTTTCCTTGATTTACTTGATACTACTATACCCAGGGACAATCAGCAGAGATTAAATTTTGAGAGAGAGTTCTGTGGCCGTGAGGTTATGAATATTATTGCATGTGAGGGTTTGGAAAGGGTTGAAAGGCCTGAGACATATAAGCAGTGGCATATCCGCAATACGAAGGCTGGTTTCAAGCTTCATTCATTGAACAAAGAACTCGTAAAAAAGCTGAAGCATAAGGTTGAGTTGGATTTCCACAAAGATTTCAATTTTAATGAAGATTGTGAATGGATATTGGTTGGGTGGAAGGGTCGAATTCTCCATGCTGTTTCTGCTTGGGTACCCGCATAA